In Pyrus communis chromosome 1, drPyrComm1.1, whole genome shotgun sequence, the following are encoded in one genomic region:
- the LOC137721662 gene encoding uncharacterized protein, whose product MNSQSQNTTTKTCDPECTKPSCFFCSMNEPDPSIRNVKIIRALLDLPFSHDQEHVLVLSSLWNIAMENPNDPEFPSLGIFECMAKLIHKGVNDKEWLLTDQNIYIPYYAAHIIGSYAMNIVEFAEKAVKSGVVLPLLELMRGEITWVEQRVAVHALVHIAGHDKVFEEAFSANEFEIVELAMEIALTGPKEVYDKFAGLERTERLKYHCNLVTSGVDGGLEIENRKAEEWASQLQCWSFSLLHSFACREKSLNLICKKEFLIKLCVMWGGLENQTSPAGIGLLRTLCQTKFGRQSVANSEEVVEALCNLSRSSDDWQIMAIDSLLLLLKDPETRYKVMEKSVVFLVDLVELRSCGGRPKVGDTIAQTLLIDYHKIKYGNLKVESKNAEIALEEIWDLKVDRKRRERLMFEQEVRKKKSMVKELKQRGNESFRSGNLQKAVLEYTEAMDLCPLKIQNERIVLHSNRAQCFLLLKKPDAVISDTTRALCLSSSMSPHGKSLWRRSQAYDMKGLAKESLMDCLAFVNDRLKSEEPKTEKIPSYAAHMYIKQMNRTWLFAPATSRTFNMHEDLLELHERLSSTLPLQYYSDSY is encoded by the exons ATGAACTCACAATCTCAaaacaccaccaccaaaaccTGTGATCCAGAGTGCACAAAACCCTCTTGTTTCTTCTGCAGCATGAATGAGCCGGACCCGTCTATCCGAAATGTGAAAATCATCAGAGCCTTGTTAGATTTGCCTTTCAGCCATGACCAAGAACATGTCCTTGTACTAAGCAGCCTGTGGAACATAGCCATGGAAAACCCTAATGACCCTGAATTTCCATCTCTTGGAATATTTGAATGCATGGCAAAGCTTATTCACAAAGGAGTCAATGACAAGGAGTGGCTGCTGACTGATCAGAACATTTATATTCCTTACTATGCTGCTCATATCATCGGGTCATACGCCATGAACATAGTTGAATTTGCTGAGAAGGCTGTAAAATCCGGGGTGGTTTTGCCTTTATTAGAGCTGATGAGAGGTGAGATCACATGGGTGGAGCAGCGGGTAGCGGTTCATGCTCTTGTTCATATAGCTGGACATGACAAGGTGTTTGAAGAAGCCTTTTCTGCAAATGAGTTCGAGATTGTAGAATTAGCCATGGAGATAGCCTTGACTGGCCCAAAAGAGGTTTACGATAAGTTTGCTGGGTTGGAACGTACAGAAAGATTGAAGTACCATTGCAATTTGGTTACAAGTGGGGTTGATGGAGGGTTGGAGATTGAGAACCGAAAGGCGGAAGAGTGGGCGAGCCAGCTTCAGTGCTGGTCTTTCAGCCTTCTCCACTCCTTTGCATGCAGAGAAAAGTCTCTAAATTTAATCTGCAAGAAGGAATTCTTGATTAAATTGTGTGTAATGTGGGGTGGTTTGGAAAATCAAACCTCACCTGCTGGAATTGGGTTGTTGAGAACACTTTGTCAAACCAAATTTGGTAGACAAAGTGTAGCGAATTCGGAAGAAGTCGTGGAGGCACTCTGCAATCTGTCGAGGTCATCAGATGATTGGCAGATCATGGCCATTGATTCCCTCTTGCTTCTTCTCAAAGACCCCGAAACAAGATACAAAGTCATGGAGAAATCAGTTGTGTTTCTTGTTGATCTGGTCGAGCTTAGAAGCTGTGGAGGAAGACCGAAAGTAGGAGACACAATTGCGCAGACGCTCTTAATAGATTATCATAAAATAAAGTATGGAAATTTAAAAGTGGAAAGCAAAAACGCTGAGATAGCATTGGAAGAGATATGGGATTTGAAGGTTGacagaaagaggagagagagactaATGTTTGAACAAGaagttagaaagaaaaaatcaaTGGTGAAGGAGCTGAAGCAACGAGGGAATGAAAGCTTTCGGTCTGGGAACCTTCAAAAAGCTGTGCTGGAGTACACAGAGGCCATGGATTTGTGCCCGCTGAAGATACAAAACGAGAGGATCGTGCTGCATAGCAATAGAGCTCAGTGTTTCTTGCTGTTGAAGAAGCCTGATGCTGTCATTAGTGACACCACCCGAGCTCTGTGCTTATCTAGCTCAATGAGTCCTCATGGTAAGAGCCTGTGGAGAAGATCACAGGCTTATGACATGAAAGGGTTGGCCAAAGAGAGCTTGATGGACTGCTTAGCGTTTGTTAATGACCGATTGAAGTCTGAGGAacccaaaactgaaaaaatCCCGAGCTACGCGGCACATATGTATATCAAGCAGATGAACAGAACCTGGTTGTTTGCTCCTGCCACGTCCAGGACGTTTAACATGCATGAAGATTTATTAGAACTCCATGAGCGCT TATCCAGTACGTTGCCGTTGCAATATTACTCTGATTCTTACTAA
- the LOC137741462 gene encoding suppressor of RPS4-RLD 1-like isoform X2 yields MAAAVAERAELAKLCTSRDWSKAIRVIDSLLSQSSSIQDICNRAFCYSQLELHKHVVKDCDRALQLDPALLQAYILKGRAFSALGRKEDAFLVWEQGYEHALRQCADLKQLLELGELLTIAKTDKSNGDDNQAKESASSKLVSEASPHINVTSAVHSKVNGNGNFVASNGIGDKARGSKKFDSQMNGNHDINDKLHSESCNDLSDTYSKLPMICSKSSDLTETPPTPPKLSTKSDIRHEIGEESKRSKKFSVARLSKTKSISVDFRLSRGIAEVNEGKYAHAISMFDKILKEDPNYPEALIGRGTAYAFQRELDAAIADFTKAMESNPSACEAWKRRGQARAAMGEFVEAIEDLSKALEFEPNSADILHERGIANFKFKEFYTAVEDLTACVKLDKDNASAYTYLGLALSSIGEYKKAEEAHLKAIQLDPKFLEAWLQLTQFYQDTANPTKALECLQKALQIDGRFAKAYHLRGLLLHGMGEHSKAIKDLSTGLSIESANIECLYLRASCYHALGEYGHAVKDYDAVLDLELDSMEKFVLQCLAFYQKEVALYTASRINSEFCWFDIDGDIDSLFKEYWCKRLHPKNVCEKVFRQPPLRESLKKGKVRKQDFPVTKQKAALLQAADSIGRKIQYDCPGFLPNRRQHRMAGLAVIEVAQKVSKAWRSFQAEWKYSNNKSTLKFGKRGRRRERVNLPSQNRGGAGCSTSSSSETSTSYGITEANSSARSMMSWHEVYSIAVKWRQISEPCDPVVWINKLSEEFNAGFGSHTPLILGQAKVVRYFPNFERTLEVAKAIMKERSFVYNKVDNLIDLSRDGKLQDIMQAKSCTDLYRVVGEDFWLSTWCDSTAFEGRHLEGTRITLVKMGENKYDFAIRTPCTPSRWDEFDAEMAKAWEAICNAYCGENYGSNEFTVLENVRDAILRMTYYWYNFMPLSRGSAAVGFVVMLGLFLAANMEFIGNIPQGLQVDWEAILNSDPDSFVNLMKTWLYPCLKSTTSWKDHPDVQSTLATTGSVVAALSTYND; encoded by the exons ATGGCTGCCGCCGTCGCCGAGAGGGCGGAGCTCGCCAAGCTCTGCACCTCACGTGACTGGTCCAAGGCCATCCGAGTCATCGACTCCCTCCTCTCCCAGTCTTCTTCCATCCAAGACATCTG CAACAGAGCATTCTGTTACAGCCAATTGGAGCTCCACAAGCACGTGGTTAAGGACTGTGATAGGGCGCTTCAGCTGGACCCTGCGCTTCTTCAAGCTTACATCCTCAAAG GCCGTGCATTTTCTGCTTTGGGAAGGAAAGAGGATGCTTTTTTGGTTTGGGAGCAAGGCTATGAACATGCCTTGCGTCAGTGTGCAGATCTGAAGCAGTTGCTAGAACTGGGAGAGCTTTTAACAATTGCAAAGACGGACAAAAGTAATGGAGATGATAACCAAGCAAAAGAGTCAGCATCATCTAAACTTGTGTCCGAAGCAAGCCCGCATATTAATG TTACCTCCGCGGTCCATAGCAAGGTTAATGGAAATGGAAATTTTGTCGCATCCAATGGAATTGGTGATAAAGCCcgagggagtaagaagtttgaTAGCCAAATGAATGGGAATCATGATATTAATGATAAATTACATTCTGAATCATGCAATGATTTAAGTGATACATACAGTAAGTTACCTATGATTTGTAGCAAATCAAGTGATTTAACAGAAACTCCTCCCACACCCCCTAAACTAAGTACTAAATCTGATATACGCCATGAAATTGGTGAGGAGTCCAAGAGAAGTAAAAAGTTCTCTGTTGCTAGACTTTCAAAGACCAAGTCAATAAGTGTGGATTTTCGACTATCAAGAGGTATAGCAGAG GTTAATGAAGGGAAGTATGCTCATGCCATATCTATGTTTGACAAG ATATTGAAAGAGGATCCTAACTATCCAGAGGCACTAATAGGGAGAGGGACAGCCTATGCATTCCAACGAGAGCTTGATGCTGCAATAGCTGATTTTACAAAG GCCATGGAATCAAATCCATCAGCTTGTGAGGCATGGAAACGGAGAGGACAAGCACGAGCTGCCATGGGAGAATTTGTTGAG GCTATTGAAGATTTGTCCAAGGCATTAGAGTTTGAACCAAATTCAGCCGACATTTTGCACGAAAGGG gaATTGCCAACTTCAAGTTCAAGGAATTCTACACTGCCGTTGAAGACCTAACTGCATGCGTGAAACTTGACAAGGATAATGCATCTGCGTACACATATTTG GGTTTAGCATTGTCCTCTATCGGTGAATATAAAAAAGCTGAGGAGGCACATTTGAAAGCAATTCAACTGGATCCGAAATTTCTTGAAGCATGGTTGCAGCTAACCCAG TTCTATCAAGATACGGCAAACCCAACCAAGGCTTTGGAATGTCTGCAGAAAGCTCTGCAAATTGATGGGAG GTTTGCCAAAGCATATCATTTGCGTGGACTACTGCTCCATGGGATGGGAGAACACAG CAAGGCTATTAAGGATTTGTCAACTGGTTTGAGCATTGAGAGTGCCAATATTGAGTGCTTGTATTTGCGGGCATCCTGCTACCATGCCCTTGGAGAATATGGACATGCG GTCAAGGACTACGACGCTGTGCTCGATTTGGAGCTAGACTCAATGGAGAAGTTTGTGTTGCAATGCCTTGCTTTTTATCAG aAAGAGGTTGCTCTATACACAGCATCAAGAATCAACAGTGAATTTTGCTGGTTTGATATTGATGGAGATATTGATTCACTTTTCAAG GAGTACTGGTGCAAGAGATTGCACCCCAAGAATGTATGCGAAAAGGTCTTTCGACAACCTCCCCTGCGTGAATCTTTGAAGAAGGGTAAGGTTAGAAAGCAAGATTTTCCAGTTACAAAGCAGAAGGCTGCTCTTCTGCAAGCTGCTGATTCAATTGGAAGGAAAATCCAATATGACTGTCCTGGCTTCTTACCAAATCGACGTCAG CATCGTATGGCAGGATTGGCAGTTATTGAGGTTGCACAAAAGGTTTCAAAAGCATGGCGTTCCTTCCAAGCGGAGTGGAAATATTCCAATAATAAAAGCACCTTGAAGTTTGGTAAGAGAGGCCGGAGAAGGGAAAGAGTTAATTTGCCCAGCCAGAATAGAGGCGGTGCTGGTTGCAGTACAAGTAGCTCTTCAGAGACCTCAACTTCATATGGAATTACAGAAGCTAATTCATCTGCACGGTCTATGATGTCATGGCATGAGGTTTATTCGATAGCTGTCAAATGGCGGCAGATTTCTGAACCGTGTGACCCTGTTGTGTGGATTAACAAGCTAAG TGAAGAGTTTAATGCTGGATTTGGGTCTCATACACCATTGATCCTTGGACAAGCAAAAGTTGTTCGCTACTTCCCAAATTTTGAAAG AACATTAGAAGTCGCCAAGGCTATAATGAAGGAAAGGTCATTTGTGTATAATAAGGTCGATAACCTTATTGATTTATCCAGGGATGGGAAATTGCAAGAT ATTATGCAAGCAAAATCTTGCACTGATTTATACAGAGTGGTTGGTGAGGACTTCTGGTTGTCTACTTGGTGCGATAGTACTGCCTTTGAGGG GAGGCATCTTGAAGGGACAAGGATTACCCTAGTAAAAAT GGGGGAGAACAAATATGACTTTGCAATCAGAACACCTTGTACGCCTTCAAGGTGGGATGAGTTTGATGCAGAAATGGCGAAGGCATGGGAA GCTATATGCAATGCTTATTGCGGTGAAAATTATGGATCTAATGAATTCACCGTGCTTGAAAATGTGAGAGATGCGATTTTAAGGATGACGTATTATTG GTACAATTTTATGCCTCTTTCAAGAGGCTCTGCAGCTGTTGGGTTTGTTGTTATGCTCGGATTATTTCTTGCTGCTAATATGGAGTTCATAGGAAATATCCCACAAGGTTTACAGGTAGATTGGGAAGCCATTCTGAACTCTGATCCGGACTCGTTTGTTAATTTGATGAAGACTTGGTTGTATCCGTGTCTGAAGTCAACGACATCCTGGAAAGATCATCCTGATGTGCAATCAACTCTGGCTACAACCGGTTCAGTTGTTGCTGCTCTGAGCACTTACAATGACTGA
- the LOC137741462 gene encoding suppressor of RPS4-RLD 1-like isoform X1, translating into MAAAVAERAELAKLCTSRDWSKAIRVIDSLLSQSSSIQDICNRAFCYSQLELHKHVVKDCDRALQLDPALLQAYILKGRAFSALGRKEDAFLVWEQGYEHALRQCADLKQLLELGELLTIAKTDKSNGDDNQAKESASSKLVSEASPHINGKSGDTYKNHNKLSGESKLCCESTVTSAVHSKVNGNGNFVASNGIGDKARGSKKFDSQMNGNHDINDKLHSESCNDLSDTYSKLPMICSKSSDLTETPPTPPKLSTKSDIRHEIGEESKRSKKFSVARLSKTKSISVDFRLSRGIAEVNEGKYAHAISMFDKILKEDPNYPEALIGRGTAYAFQRELDAAIADFTKAMESNPSACEAWKRRGQARAAMGEFVEAIEDLSKALEFEPNSADILHERGIANFKFKEFYTAVEDLTACVKLDKDNASAYTYLGLALSSIGEYKKAEEAHLKAIQLDPKFLEAWLQLTQFYQDTANPTKALECLQKALQIDGRFAKAYHLRGLLLHGMGEHSKAIKDLSTGLSIESANIECLYLRASCYHALGEYGHAVKDYDAVLDLELDSMEKFVLQCLAFYQKEVALYTASRINSEFCWFDIDGDIDSLFKEYWCKRLHPKNVCEKVFRQPPLRESLKKGKVRKQDFPVTKQKAALLQAADSIGRKIQYDCPGFLPNRRQHRMAGLAVIEVAQKVSKAWRSFQAEWKYSNNKSTLKFGKRGRRRERVNLPSQNRGGAGCSTSSSSETSTSYGITEANSSARSMMSWHEVYSIAVKWRQISEPCDPVVWINKLSEEFNAGFGSHTPLILGQAKVVRYFPNFERTLEVAKAIMKERSFVYNKVDNLIDLSRDGKLQDIMQAKSCTDLYRVVGEDFWLSTWCDSTAFEGRHLEGTRITLVKMGENKYDFAIRTPCTPSRWDEFDAEMAKAWEAICNAYCGENYGSNEFTVLENVRDAILRMTYYWYNFMPLSRGSAAVGFVVMLGLFLAANMEFIGNIPQGLQVDWEAILNSDPDSFVNLMKTWLYPCLKSTTSWKDHPDVQSTLATTGSVVAALSTYND; encoded by the exons ATGGCTGCCGCCGTCGCCGAGAGGGCGGAGCTCGCCAAGCTCTGCACCTCACGTGACTGGTCCAAGGCCATCCGAGTCATCGACTCCCTCCTCTCCCAGTCTTCTTCCATCCAAGACATCTG CAACAGAGCATTCTGTTACAGCCAATTGGAGCTCCACAAGCACGTGGTTAAGGACTGTGATAGGGCGCTTCAGCTGGACCCTGCGCTTCTTCAAGCTTACATCCTCAAAG GCCGTGCATTTTCTGCTTTGGGAAGGAAAGAGGATGCTTTTTTGGTTTGGGAGCAAGGCTATGAACATGCCTTGCGTCAGTGTGCAGATCTGAAGCAGTTGCTAGAACTGGGAGAGCTTTTAACAATTGCAAAGACGGACAAAAGTAATGGAGATGATAACCAAGCAAAAGAGTCAGCATCATCTAAACTTGTGTCCGAAGCAAGCCCGCATATTAATGGTAAATCTGGTGATACTTATAAGAATCACAATAAATTGAGTGGTGAATCAAAATTATGCTGTGAATCAACAGTTACCTCCGCGGTCCATAGCAAGGTTAATGGAAATGGAAATTTTGTCGCATCCAATGGAATTGGTGATAAAGCCcgagggagtaagaagtttgaTAGCCAAATGAATGGGAATCATGATATTAATGATAAATTACATTCTGAATCATGCAATGATTTAAGTGATACATACAGTAAGTTACCTATGATTTGTAGCAAATCAAGTGATTTAACAGAAACTCCTCCCACACCCCCTAAACTAAGTACTAAATCTGATATACGCCATGAAATTGGTGAGGAGTCCAAGAGAAGTAAAAAGTTCTCTGTTGCTAGACTTTCAAAGACCAAGTCAATAAGTGTGGATTTTCGACTATCAAGAGGTATAGCAGAG GTTAATGAAGGGAAGTATGCTCATGCCATATCTATGTTTGACAAG ATATTGAAAGAGGATCCTAACTATCCAGAGGCACTAATAGGGAGAGGGACAGCCTATGCATTCCAACGAGAGCTTGATGCTGCAATAGCTGATTTTACAAAG GCCATGGAATCAAATCCATCAGCTTGTGAGGCATGGAAACGGAGAGGACAAGCACGAGCTGCCATGGGAGAATTTGTTGAG GCTATTGAAGATTTGTCCAAGGCATTAGAGTTTGAACCAAATTCAGCCGACATTTTGCACGAAAGGG gaATTGCCAACTTCAAGTTCAAGGAATTCTACACTGCCGTTGAAGACCTAACTGCATGCGTGAAACTTGACAAGGATAATGCATCTGCGTACACATATTTG GGTTTAGCATTGTCCTCTATCGGTGAATATAAAAAAGCTGAGGAGGCACATTTGAAAGCAATTCAACTGGATCCGAAATTTCTTGAAGCATGGTTGCAGCTAACCCAG TTCTATCAAGATACGGCAAACCCAACCAAGGCTTTGGAATGTCTGCAGAAAGCTCTGCAAATTGATGGGAG GTTTGCCAAAGCATATCATTTGCGTGGACTACTGCTCCATGGGATGGGAGAACACAG CAAGGCTATTAAGGATTTGTCAACTGGTTTGAGCATTGAGAGTGCCAATATTGAGTGCTTGTATTTGCGGGCATCCTGCTACCATGCCCTTGGAGAATATGGACATGCG GTCAAGGACTACGACGCTGTGCTCGATTTGGAGCTAGACTCAATGGAGAAGTTTGTGTTGCAATGCCTTGCTTTTTATCAG aAAGAGGTTGCTCTATACACAGCATCAAGAATCAACAGTGAATTTTGCTGGTTTGATATTGATGGAGATATTGATTCACTTTTCAAG GAGTACTGGTGCAAGAGATTGCACCCCAAGAATGTATGCGAAAAGGTCTTTCGACAACCTCCCCTGCGTGAATCTTTGAAGAAGGGTAAGGTTAGAAAGCAAGATTTTCCAGTTACAAAGCAGAAGGCTGCTCTTCTGCAAGCTGCTGATTCAATTGGAAGGAAAATCCAATATGACTGTCCTGGCTTCTTACCAAATCGACGTCAG CATCGTATGGCAGGATTGGCAGTTATTGAGGTTGCACAAAAGGTTTCAAAAGCATGGCGTTCCTTCCAAGCGGAGTGGAAATATTCCAATAATAAAAGCACCTTGAAGTTTGGTAAGAGAGGCCGGAGAAGGGAAAGAGTTAATTTGCCCAGCCAGAATAGAGGCGGTGCTGGTTGCAGTACAAGTAGCTCTTCAGAGACCTCAACTTCATATGGAATTACAGAAGCTAATTCATCTGCACGGTCTATGATGTCATGGCATGAGGTTTATTCGATAGCTGTCAAATGGCGGCAGATTTCTGAACCGTGTGACCCTGTTGTGTGGATTAACAAGCTAAG TGAAGAGTTTAATGCTGGATTTGGGTCTCATACACCATTGATCCTTGGACAAGCAAAAGTTGTTCGCTACTTCCCAAATTTTGAAAG AACATTAGAAGTCGCCAAGGCTATAATGAAGGAAAGGTCATTTGTGTATAATAAGGTCGATAACCTTATTGATTTATCCAGGGATGGGAAATTGCAAGAT ATTATGCAAGCAAAATCTTGCACTGATTTATACAGAGTGGTTGGTGAGGACTTCTGGTTGTCTACTTGGTGCGATAGTACTGCCTTTGAGGG GAGGCATCTTGAAGGGACAAGGATTACCCTAGTAAAAAT GGGGGAGAACAAATATGACTTTGCAATCAGAACACCTTGTACGCCTTCAAGGTGGGATGAGTTTGATGCAGAAATGGCGAAGGCATGGGAA GCTATATGCAATGCTTATTGCGGTGAAAATTATGGATCTAATGAATTCACCGTGCTTGAAAATGTGAGAGATGCGATTTTAAGGATGACGTATTATTG GTACAATTTTATGCCTCTTTCAAGAGGCTCTGCAGCTGTTGGGTTTGTTGTTATGCTCGGATTATTTCTTGCTGCTAATATGGAGTTCATAGGAAATATCCCACAAGGTTTACAGGTAGATTGGGAAGCCATTCTGAACTCTGATCCGGACTCGTTTGTTAATTTGATGAAGACTTGGTTGTATCCGTGTCTGAAGTCAACGACATCCTGGAAAGATCATCCTGATGTGCAATCAACTCTGGCTACAACCGGTTCAGTTGTTGCTGCTCTGAGCACTTACAATGACTGA
- the LOC137708633 gene encoding probable protein phosphatase 2C 78, protein MMLDMCRRPLEKCFGGGDGGDGLLWHMDLKPHSSGDYSIAVVQANSALEDQGQVFSSPFATYVGVYDGHGGPEASRFITNRLFPFLHKFATEQGGLSEDVIRQAFDATEEEFLELVKRSWMVRPQIASVGSCCLVGAIADGLLHVANLGDSRAVLGRRSSDGQAVVAERLSTDHNVAVEEVRKEVKDLHPDDAHIVVFTRGVWRIKGIIQVSRSIGDVYLKKPEFNRDPLFHHFGMPVPLKKPVMTAEPSIVVRKLQPQDMFLIFATDGLWEHLNDETAVKIVSKNPRAGIAKRLVRAAIGEAARKRQLRYDDIRRIERGVRRHFHDDITVIVIFLDHSQVSSNASLKDESLFNYTNVPVDIFSMNEEAADRSLHTFP, encoded by the exons ATGATGTTGGACATGTGTAGGAGGCCGTTGgagaagtgttttggtggcGGAGACGGCGGCGATGGCCTGCTTTGGCACATGGACCTCAAGCCACACTCTTCTGGGGACTATTCGATTGCAGTGGTTCAAGCAAATTCGGCGCTGGAAGATCAGGGACAGGTGTTCTCATCTCCTTTCGCAACGTACGTTGGAGTCTATGACGGCCATGGCGGTCCTGAAGCTTCCCGCTTCATTACCAACCGACTCTTCCCCTTTCTTCATA AGTTTGCAACCGAACAAGGTGGACTGTCGGAGGATGTGATAAGGCAGGCATTTGATGCAACAGAGGAGGAGTTCTTGGAGTTGGTTAAGCGATCATGGATGGTGCGGCCGCAGATTGCTTCAGTAGGATCGTGTTGCCTGGTTGGTGCAATTGCGGATGGTCTTTTACATGTGGCTAATCTCGGAGATTCGAGGGCAGTCCTTGGCAGGAGATCATCGGATGGGCAGGCGGTGGTGGCAGAGCGGTTGTCTACGGATCACAATGTTGCAGTGGAGGAAGTGAGGAAGGAGGTTAAGGATCTTCACCCTGATGATGCGCACATTGTGGTGTTTACGCGTGGAGTTTGGCGAATTAAGGGCATTATTCAG GTCTCAAGGTCAATTGGTGATGTCTACTTGAAGAAACCTGAGTTTAACAGAGATCCTCTCTTTCACCACTTTGGCATGCCCGTTCCTTTAAAGAAGCCTGTAATGACAGCAGAACCCTCTATAGTAGTTCGAAAGTTACAGCCACAGGACATGTTTTTGATATTTGCAACAGACGGTCTCTGGGAGCATTTGAATGATGAAACAGccgtgaaaatcgtctccaaaaATCCAAGAGCT GGAATAGCAAAGCGATTGGTAAGAGCTGCCATCGGTGAGGCTGCAAGGAAAAGACAATTGAGATATGACGATATAAGAAGAATTGAAAGGGGGGTAAGGCGCCATTTCCACGACGATATCACTGTAATAGTGATATTCCTAGATCATTCACAAGTTTCCTCAAATGCTAGTCTCAAGGATGAGAGCCTCTTTAACTACACTAATGTCCCTGTCGATATATTTTCAATGAACGAAGAAGCAGCAGACAGATCACTCCACACCTTCCCATGA